From Antennarius striatus isolate MH-2024 chromosome 14, ASM4005453v1, whole genome shotgun sequence, the proteins below share one genomic window:
- the topaz1 gene encoding protein TOPAZ1 isoform X2, which translates to MGTRSKAAAAGDTQKGILNELTAYEQDILLIDVIQDDSELFESVTQESLLKLGPTKVPKPGPIGQVLSMFPRLYEPSPAIEQRLTSVKIDVLCDIPDITEDGEDRPWRPHTSSKEQSTRPAKKSQTEKLDQPDSNNNHERMWPIKSVTCLPNHVCPPKTVRNGSWITSLANKSEFRHQKSNAYCRLYFSESLSCGFKMCRFQHVPMEGDEKFCVETVVRFTKNSMCLQKAGAVFAGYYHNNPPGVYFSMPMFLSLIWSLLKAGMISDVFSVLRVSLAHKIVPDYDFLLALFNYVREKGLMGLVPELMQLTFMMANSGLALSLDCLDCVKNTPEVQQTICPKSVSSKLSTITPVPEYLNLAHAVVEIELCSKQEDWRQMGEVFRSICQSNQRTNLMEQISGRIAIALLSESKDKLSLPFATFAETVCQDDEDSLARVFLGRIGVSLMLRYHKTHQWYKGQRVVEVLCISKVDYSTLKGLFGNEDNASRCFLITVATELFLFSGSLEGALNILRENKWFLSSASWPCNPDDLESRARLLTRLAEKTSHRDTLEVLCNLPGLQEPTDVLSSAAYPASGCWGWQFERGRPETSLPSHFHQDL; encoded by the exons ATGGGGACTCGAagtaaagcagcagcagctggtgatACTCAGAAGGGCATTTTGAATGAGCTCACAGCTTATGAACAGGATATCCTACTTATAGATGTGATCCAGGATGACTCGGAGCTATTTGAAAGCGTGACTCAGGAAAGTTTGCTGAAACTTGGTCCTACCAAGGTCCCTAAACCCGGACCTATTGGACAGGTGCTGAGCATGTTTCCCAGGCTATATGAACCGTCACCAGCAATTGAACAAAG attgacCTCTGTTAAAATTGATGTCCTCTGCGACATTCCTGATATTACAG AGGATGGTGAAGACAGGCCATGGAGACCTCACACCTCTTCCAAAGAACAAAGCACAAGGCCCgccaaaaaaagtcaaactgaaAAATTG gATCAGCCTGATTCCAACAACAACCATGAAAG AATGTGGCCCATCAAGTCAGTAACCTGCCTGCCCAATCACGTCTGTCCACCTAAAACCGTAAGAAATG GTTCTTGGATCACAAGCCTGGCAAACAAGTCTGAGTTTAGGCACCAGAAATCCAATGCG TACTGTCGACTGTACTTCAGCGAGTCGCTATCATGTGGGTTCAAGATGTGCCGCTTCCAGCATGTGCCCATGGAGGGGGATGAGAAG TTCTGTGTTGAAACTGTGGTACGGTTCACCAAAAATTCAATGTGCCTCCAGAAAGCAG GAGCCGTGTTTGCAGGCTACTACCACAACAACCCACCAGGAGTGTACTTCTCTATGCCGATGTTCTTGTCACTCATCTGGTCTCTCCTGAAGGCTGGCATGATTTCTGATGTTTTCTCAGTCCTTAGAGTGAGCTTGGCCCACAAGATAGTG CCAGACTATGATTTTCTGTTGGCGCTCTTCAACTATGTGAGAGAAAAGGGTCTCATGGGCCTTGTACCAGAACTCATGCAGCTCACATTCATG ATGGCCAATTCAGGCCTAGCGCTGAGTTTGGACTGCCTTGATTGCGTAAAAAACACCCCTGAGGTCCAGCAGACAATCTGTCCAAAATCTGTGTCGAGCAA gttaTCCACCATTACACCTGTTCCAGAGTACCTGAATTTGGCTCATGCTGTCGTTGAAATAGAG CTTTGTAGCAAGCAAGAAGACTGGAGGCAGATGGGGGAGGTTTTCAGGTCTATCTGCCAATCCAACCAGCGCACCAACCTAATGGAGCAAATCAGTGGCCGCATTGCTATTGCCTTGCTGTCTGAGAGTAAAGACAAACTGTCACTGCCCTTTGCTACCTTTGCTGAAACCG tGTGTCAGGATGATGAGGACAGTCTGGCCAGGGTTTTTTTAGGCAGGATTGGAGTATCACTTATGCTACGATACCACAAAACACATCAATGGTACAAG GGTCAAAGGGTGGTGGAGGTGCTCTGCATTTCAAAAGTTGACTACTCAACACTGAAGGGATTGTTTGGGAATGAGGACAATGCATCACGATGCTTCCTAATCACTGTGGCCACCGAGCTCTTTCTGTTTAGCGGAAGCTTGGAGGGAGCTCTAAACATACTCCGag AAAACAAATGGTTCCTGAGTTCGGCCTCATGGCCGTGTAATCCTGATGATCTGGAGAGCAGGGCTCGATTGCTGACTCGACTGGCTGAGAAAACTTCTCACAGAGACACTCTGGAAGTCCTCTGTAATCTGCCAGGACTCCAAGAGCCGACTG ACGTCTTGTCATCAGCTGCTTATCCTGCTTCGGGCTGCTGGGGGTGGCAGTTTGAACGGGGAAGACCAGAGACTTCTCTCCCCAGCCACTTCCACCAAGACCTCTAG